The Pyrus communis chromosome 5, drPyrComm1.1, whole genome shotgun sequence region catctcatttcttcggctaatgttccccattttctggcatctatcacacttagaacaaaaatcaaaagcatctttgaataaagtaggccaaaagaaaccagattgtaaaacctttagagatgtctttttggcaccaaaatgtcctccacatgccaatgtatggctgaacgttagaatgctttgttgctcactctctgggacacatctcctaatgatttggtcagggcaatatttaaacaaatatggttcgtcccaaacgtagtgctttaccatggcaaggaacttctttctttcctgaaaagagaggtcatttctaattacaccacaagcaagataattaacaaaatcagcataccatggttctttttcttgaataacaaggagttgttcatctggaaatgattcatttagagaCAAAGGTTGTtcaactccatggttttcattgagccgtgacaaatggtcagccacaacattatcacttcccttcttatctcgaatttccaagtcaaactcttgcagtaagagtatccatctaattaagcgtggcttagcatccttttttgtcatcaagtacctaagggctgcatgatcagaaaacacaataactttagatccaacaagatatgaccgaaacttctctaaggcaaaaacaatagcaagcaactccttttcagttgtggaatagttaagttgagcatcatttagagtccagcttgcatagtagatcacgtgtgggagcttgttcaccctttgccctaaaactgcaccaatagcatagtcagaggcatcacacattaattcaaaaggtcaagaccaatctggtgccataataataggggccgaggttaattcatgtttcaaagtattgaatgcatccatacaagctttatcaaaatgaaatacaacatctttagctaacagattgcataatggacgagtgatcattgaaaagttcttaatgaaacgacgataaaagcccgcatgtcccaaaaaacttcttactcccttcacggttgtgggagctgccatattggtgatgatgtcaattttggctttgtccacctccattcctttgctagagattacatgccccaacacaattccttgtttcaccataaattggcacttttcccaattgagaaccaaatttgtttcctgacatctttgaagtactaaagagagatggttaagacattcatcaaaagaggaaccaaacactgaaaagtcatccataaatacctcaatgaatctttctaccatgtcagaaaagattgccaacatgcatctttggaatgttgctggagcattgcaaagtccaaaaggcattctcctatatgcaaatgtgccaaaagggcaagtaaaggtagttttctcttgatcctccggagcaattgcaatttgattgtaacctgagtaaccatcaagaaaacaatagtgtgagtaacctgccaatctctcaagcatttaatctatgaaaggcataggaaagtaatcttttctagtgctagaattcaacttcctgtaatcggtgcaaacacgccaactagccgtgggctttgtgggcacaagctctttgttttcattcttcatcaccgtgattcccaccttcttaggtaccacctgaatagcactcacccatttgctatcagaaatgggatatattatccccacatctaacaacttcaacacttcattcctcacaacttccttcatgtgtggattgagcctcctttgtggttcacgggttgactttgctccttcctccaaaaaaatcctatgcatgcacatggtagggcttattcccttgatatctgcaatagaccaaccaataactgatttgaactcttttaacaccctaattagtttatcttcttcatttggggtgaggtcagaagttatgataactggaagagtttcaaattcagctagatatgcatactttagatgtggtggaagtggtttaagttcaagttttggtgccttaacagtggaaggggttaaatgtgacctcgatggttctaaaggctctaaaaaAGGTGAAATATTCAAAGGATAcggtgccaatgcttccaaggcagctacctcttccatgagtgcatcttcttcatcaaactcatcttgagattgactcaaaatagtttgtaatggttcattagattgtgcctgcaagaacttagagaaaacaagcgaatcaagcacatcaatagcataacaatcaagagatgaagaaggatgtgaaagagactcaaacactttgaattgaacggtctctcctagcactgtcatagtgaggagtccattttgcacatcaatgatggtcttggccgtggccataaacggtctcccaagcaaaataggcaactctcggtcatgtataggagcttcttccatgtccaacactacaaaatccgcaggcaagattagtttatcaatttgaactagaatgtcctctactatacctcttggatatttcacggatctgtccgcaagttgtaatgagatggtggtggctttcaattcccccaaacctagttgaaggtacatggaataaggcattaagttgatgctagcacctaagtcaagcatcgccttctctaccttcttgtcccctatggtgatgttgatagaaaaacttcctggatccttgagctttggtggaagttttctttgcaacacggcacttacattctcggacaccactaccttctcatgtggtccatacttccttttgtagttgcttaactctttgaagaacttcccataagctggcatgttcctaatgacatcaagcaaaggtaagttaacattcaccttacttagaatatcaaaaatctccttaaatgacttatcctgcttgctcttggcaagtcttccagggaatggtattggtggagtgtaaggtttctcggccttgtgaagatttggggcTTCCAACGAGGaagtagcatggcttggttcctcatttggtttctcattttctccttgagtaacccctgcattcacatgatcagattcattagtaacttcattgccaactctattattgataaccttaccacttctaagtgtagtgattgctttggcttgctcttggttcctttggagtatcacgggttggcttggaaactttccaacctctctttggttcaaggcatctgcaatctgccccaattgtgtctccattttggttagagtcgccgaatgttgttggagagtgctattggtggtttgttggaattgcaaggtattttgggctaacaatttaaccgtatcctcaagtgtaggttttggttggaagttttggaattgattgttgttcttccacgaaagattgggatgatctctccaacttgagttatatgtattggaatacacatcattccttggcctttgattgtaagaattcatgaggttcacttgctcttggacaAACTCGGgataagcctccctagatggacattgatgagtaggatggcttggtatgttgcaaatggcacacacttcatttgcttttggcaccatgttgagcacggattcaagcttcttttctaggttagctacctgcaaagaaagatcatgattagaacttgtttcatatactccaactctcttaccccttaaatctttgtgttgagcattagatcccaacatctcataaatgttatatgactcttgagcattctttttcttcaaagctccacctgctgcattatcaacagttgattgacatgtttgggttagtccatcatagaaaatttgcatttgtaagtgaataggtaacccatggtgtggacattgcagcaaaaggcctttaaagcgctcccaacactcattgaaaggttctccatcatcttgtttgaagttgaagatttgtccccttaatgtggctgtcttttgagtggaaaagaacttctccaaaaacttcttagccacggcatcccatgtggtgaggGAACCAGGTgctagagtcatcaaccaacccttggccttatctttcaaggtgtaaggaaacactctcattctcaaatttgcttcacttactccctacaaaggtaaaccactcaccacattgtaaaattctttaatatgagccAAAGGATCTTCATTATGTAagccataaaaagaaggaaacatatggaaatgtgaagatttaagatcatagtttctagcttctgtgggcagcaagatgcatgaaggtgaatttggtatgattggttgagcaaagtcctccaaagctcgaagatcatcttggttgcccgccatctcttcttctctttcccaattaaagtgctcagatccttcacttgttggactagacggtttcccttcctcttcttcacggacaatggaggaacttgttggcacaaagctttccaaagtgttgccctttaaccgttcaattatttggcctaattcagcaagtctatttgacatatactacctaaaacaagataaaacaagtttgaataaaaatcagaagtctacttaaaatgaaaagaacaaggtttaatatcaaaacaagcaattataagggactgaaatcagtccccggcaacggcgccatttttgttgaagttATCCTTCctcatgctagaatatgtttagtataatggcacaagtaagggtgtcgaatccacagggactaattggacctatacaactacttgttttgcaagaactctataagataaataaaactaatcaatttaggcagatttgttgttgtaacttgaaagcacaagaaaatgaagtagacacaaataaatgaatcaacaactaatgaaatgagatagcacaaatggagatgaagctagagattcggtttcaccattgctaagccaagtccatgcttgttaagtcagttTATACTcagccatctacctatttcttgggtttgtttcacttagatatgatcaaccatatgatgtgtggacttgatcaaatgttcctaatcatgaacctaattgtgatgtgcaactttggttcctaatcaagaacatgacacgcacaagaaactttcataaaaccaaaggaaacactcggcaggatgtttgcaaaacattcccttcattcattcacatatccaccaagaatatgcatgatgtgtgctttaatcttggctaaacaacctgtggttaattcaaatggtgatcaagcattacaatcaacacacaaagtcgCAATTAAATcaaagaatgaaacaagaaatagatggatcaactgagcattttgaattaactacatggcaatcttgcaaggctacatcgaatccctagaaagagattagttacacttcatgtttacagaatgtttgacataaaaatatacaacatgaatgaacatagaattaaggagaaagaacccttgaagcaaaactgatgtcgaaatcccttaagagttgccttcggtgttggtgctccaagtgtgttgtaaatgaatgtggagcggctaaggttgaatggtttctgcgaatgggagagtgtatggaatgaaGCCCCGAAGAAGTTGCTGAAATGCCTAATTCGCTTGGTTTAAATAtagagatgaatggatgggagaaggaacatgacagctaggtgaatgcatgtgcaaagctggaaatgtgaTGCTGGAAAGTGGAGGGGGAGTCACggtcatgattgtgtttgtgTGAATGGTTATGGAGTGGGTGGATTTCTGGGATGgtgatgcacggcataagggaaatatgaatgcatgtggctaattTAATTGAAGAtgtatgtggaatggctgcaaggaTGAAGTGGACACCTGGAATTGGTTGTAACAAGCTGGAACAGGGGTATGAAAGTGCACGGCATGGGCATGagggagctggaaatgcaaaggtgaactGGAAAGGCCAGGGAATGCACGGCCAGGTgtgtggaaatgcatgtgagtgcatgtattggtgttggaaatgcataaGTGAGCTGGAAGTGCATGTGAGTCCACGGCAATGTGTGTGGAACCACCCAAcatggccgaattgcaccacttTCCTTCCACATCTTTTCCTGAAATTCCAGCAGCCAAATTAGTCCTAGATTCCTCATTTGGACTTCAAATTAACTCCCCAGAATCCTCTCCACAtttggaataatgctcagctaccaaaaggagtgtttttacttcatttgccttccaattgatcctattacacacttggctgcacactaacaccaaataatgtaaaatgcaaccattttaatccaaaaacatcacaaagacacCAAATATGGAAGATATAAACGCATGCAAAATGTGAACTATCAGGATCTAAGTTTGGTGCCAgacctgtcgtacagaccacaataggtggttctgacttgtaggtgacccacgattattcgcacaaccttcacgtgatcatagcacttgagcgtacataTTTATGCCCAGCCCTGTCATAAAAACCACAATAGCTGGTTCTAACACATGTGCTAGCATatattgatgagatatagatccagtcgtacatgtcacattaggtgactccaactggcatattattttatattgatttcaccTAGCTTACATCTTTTAGTGAGGAAACGTTATGGCATGGCATACTTCAGTTTTTACTGGCCTTGTGCATTGGTATTCGTATGTATATACGTAGTCTTATTTTCTAAAAACTATACGAGTTTTATAGTAAGGGGTTATTACTTTCAGAAAAGAGAAATGTGTTTtctaaagctttgtttttgcccactcacccttctgtttttcgctcctccaggttttagtagctgagcttctgtatcgacgaggattcttagCATATCTcaatataggtggctacctatgatggtataatccttatcttaccttactgtactttacttatactctgtaatcacatgtgaaatgggttcattcctaCTCACAGCACACTCTTAtaattaggcacttttaggtttaaatttattcacattttccacatcactacactttatggcttcatcaccttttAGGAGTCGGCCAACATAACTCgatccaggtgtcggccagcacagatCGATTCGGCTAATCATTAGACATAAAATGTGTTCCAATAACATGGCAACAAGTGTTGTCCTAATCATTAGCAATGAAATGTGGTCCGatagaaaaacaacaaattttAAGCTAATCCTTAGCCCTAATATGTGTTCCAATAGAAACACATCAAATGTGAAGTTAATCATTGACAATGGTATGTATTCAAATGGCAAAGAGACATGTGTTAAGTTAATCATGAACTAATGAATATAATGCATGATGGATGCAAGCATCAAAGGCCACGTAAAGGTTTATCTCAAGGTAAGCTTGTTGGATCAAAACACATAGTAAGTCTACAAAGAAATAGGCTAGCCAAATGGTGATGTAATAAAAGATCCAATCAATGAAAAGCCTAGCAAAACAATCTAATCTACGTGAAGCTACCAACTTAATGCATATTGCATTACAATTTATAAAGAGATGCTAATTAGTATAACCATCTCTAATTGGAAAAATTTAAGTATAAAAGTACTTGCTAGACAAAAATATATTCTTGTAGTGAAATCATTGCATAAAATCATACGATTTTTCTACTCAATAAAATCAttgcataaaaatatatttttgtagtgAAAGAATCTCTACTAACTTATATGCCAAAAATATGAGTTTTTTGTACTCATAGCGTATATAAAGAAACTCAATAAAATCAttgcataaaaataattatttatacacacacacgcacatatatatatatatatatatatatatatattgtcattTTTTTATACGGGGTATTACATTTTTTCCTTTCTCAAATTTCTTGTTTGGTCAACAATGGAATTTAACTCCAATTTATTAGATTGATGATTATCCAAAGTCATAATAGTTTCCAAATCACTCATACCTTGAATTTCCTGAGCCTCCACTTGTGAGAGGTCTTCTTCAATGAGACTATCAACAAGCAaaatttcttgttctttttctttcaccTTGACATCCACCATTTTTTGGCATGATGAAATATTCGTCTCCATCATTTTAGCTTCTTTTCTAATAGTAACTTGATCCATCTTTTCCAAATACAATTTGTAGAcatcgggaaaaaaaaaaattgcttaatAATTAGTCGCTTCAACCAAGATCAAGTTTGAATTggattttcccttcttgttacTTAAACTCTTGCATTTCATCACACAACCTTCTTGTCGTTTACTATTTTGGTTTTATGATTTGTACACTTTTTATCCATGGAATGTTTAAAACCAGTTGTAATTCATTTCGCCTTTCGCTtctctttggaaaaaaaaaaaaaaatgaacgaaAATTGTGAAATCCTTTGCACTCGAggcaaagaaaagaatttaGACTGAACCAATCTCACTCATGGCACAGTCTCTTGGTAcataaattgattaaatgcacaaaacacacacactaACACTCAATCACTCTGTATATTGAAATCATCAAATAATAGAACGCTCACATGCGCCTTTTCTCTCAAGCCTTGTTTTAGTACTGTGAGCAAAAAATGGATTCAGGGAAAATAGTTCATCGAGGAGACCTCATAAGCTGCATATTTTGGCATCCAACATAATTTTTGGCACATTTTGCACAAGGAATCCAAGGATCCTTCTAcctagtttttttctttttttttttttttaatggatggATCTTTTAGTATTTCACATTGATAATCCTTATGTATTGGAATCACCTAAGCCCTCTCACACAGCTTGGATACCGAACGAACTAACAATAAGTACAAAGCTGAAACTTAATTCTTGTATGTGGTGATATTCTTTAGAAAGTAAATACTGTGCAGATAATCATTTTGAATGTACAAGACAGTATACTTTACAAAGTCAAAGagtaaaaaattcataatttaacataaaaatccCCGCTGTTTGAGGCACTTCAAAGtatccaagaaaaaaaaaaaaaaaaccaaacaaacacacacttcaTGCATGTTCTCTATATATATCCAACAAAAGGATCCGACTTCTTCAAACCAACGTAAACCaaggcaagagaaagaaagagaagatgAATAACAAGATGTTTTCAGgttcttttttcttcatcttaaTCATTCTTGCTACGAACTGGTTGAGCATTGAAGCTCAAAAATGCAAGCCTAGTGGCAAGCTTAGGGGGAAAGAGCCTCCCCTAGGACAATGTAACCAAGGGAAAGACTCCGAGTGCTGCCAAAAAGGCAAGCTTTACCCCACCTACACGTGCTCACCTCAGGTGTCTAAGAAAACGAAAGCAACCTTGACCATCAACAGCTTTCAAAAGGGTGGTGATGGTGGCAGTCCATCAGCATGTGACAATAAGTTCCACTCGGATAAGACTCCTGTTGTGGCATTGTCGACGGGCTGGTACAACAAGGGGAGCCGGTGTTTAGGCCATATTACCATCCATGGTAATGGAAGGAGTGTCAAAGCGATGGTTGTCGACGAGTGCGACTCCACAGTAGGATGTGATGCAGAGCACGATTACCAGCCTCCGTGTGCTAACAATTTGGTTGACGCCTCTAAAGCTGTTTGGAAGGCCTTGGGAGTGTCAGAAAGTGACCCAAAATGGGGTTTTATGGATATATTCTGGTCTGATGCGTAATTgagtggtttcctccatttttcCAATAAAAATTAGTGTGAAAGGTTCAATGCTTTTGTTGGGCTAGCTCATGCCTAATACTGCGACTCTGTCAAGAGTGTGAAGCTGTACAACATGTTGTACTATCATCATCTCTCTTGTTTCTTCTTTCCTATTTCCACGTTTATGGTGAATAAAGTTCACTTGAATAGTGAAATGAGTAAACTTCTTTTGTCGTATAATTGACATTGTAtgtttgtctttctctttctggTGTCTTATTTTGTTAAACTGTCAATTTAACACCATGCATTAATTCAAACAATAGTCCAAAAAACCAATCGTTTTTAATTTGACAGTATGATATAATAATCAACATGACATTAATATTCAACGTCTGAATTACAAGAAGACGTTATCATCACGTGTAAATCTTATTTTGCATCTATATTTAGTCCTAAGTTTAATCAGAAGCCCTCTCAAGATCCAAAAGGATTTTCTTTCTGGCTATTTCTTTAGTTGATATATTTTAGTATCTTTTTTAGCTGTACATCATCAGATAATTGAATCAACAAAGAAATACAGAAGAAACCATAAATACATGAATTGTATGATGGTGATAAAATAAAGACAGAGAAGCTTTTCGATGTTTTCGTTACTGTCTGCCGATCATCAGATAGTGTTtatgataaattttaattcatttaccTCACTAATTGTATTACAAAACACCACGTGTTTGAAGCAGTATACTCTATCTGAAGAGAAGATTACAAACATGTCATAATTTGACATGAAAAAACAGCTGTTTCAGACAGTATTAGGCATCAGAAGGAAGATTGAAGAAGATCACGAAGGCTTAGATTTATATCTGCAGGTGATTTTCTCTTCATCTTACTCGTTCTTGTAACAAACTGTTTGAGCATCGAAGCTCATACATGAACCCTACTGGAAATATTACGGGGGGGAAAAGCCTCCTCCAGGACAATACAACCAAGAGAATGACTTTGACGGCTACAAGAAAGGAAAGGTTCATGTGTTTGTAAGATATTTGTCATGTTATATTGTTAGTTTCATTCAAACAACAGTGACATAAACTAATAGTTTTATGTCGACAAGTCCAACAACATAACATACAATTATGTCTGGCAAAAGAACATTTTCATTCTTATATgtcgaaaagaaaagaaaatgactgGAAGCCAAGCCACTGATGCTTAACCTGTCCATCAATCTTTGAATGTCAAGCTTCCTTAATAGCTTTGATAAAGTTAGGAGGTTTGATTTAACCATTTATAGATGCTTGAAAATGCAGAACAAAACATCAATACTTCTAACCATGATTACAACAGTTTGCACACATCTGTGTACACTTCAATGATTGACAATAAACATTAAACAGAACACCAGCAGATACGTCTTACGATTTACAAGTACTGCTATGAAAATCCAAAACCGGATACATTGGCAGGACAAACTTTACCACATCCAAGTAGACCTATTACAACATACTATCCGTTCTTGCTGGCAGCCTTCTGAAGAAGTTAATCGGGGCTGATGGCATCTTACCCCTGAACCTCGGGTGCCTCATGAGGTAAACGCCACCGAGAAGAACCAGGACCTGAAAAGGGGTCACGTATAACACAATAGCAGCCACGAGACAGAAAGTAATGTATAAAGTAGTGGCACGAGGATCGCGCCAACTGAGAAGTGCCTGAAGCCTCTCCCCTTGGGTTGCAACATCACCCACCACGGTTTGAATTCTTCCAGCAACACTCCTCAAGCGGTCATACCTCATTCGAACTATATCTGAACCCCGTGATGTTGGGAATGTGTCAAATTCCTCATCAAGCTCGTCAGGGTGCACAGCATCTGCATATGAGATTCTTGTGTTCATGTGAGGAGGGTACCTTGGGCGGTACCGCCAGTTCCAAATCCCTATCAGAAACATGTATAGGAACACAGTCGGTAAAATCAGTTCTGGGAAGCACACGAGCATCACGAACAGAACATGTACCAGTACTGTTGTGATGGGGTTTTTCCATTTGCAGACTTCTCCAAACCATTTTGCAACAGCAAACAACCCTGAAAAAACTGACATCAGTCTGAAAAAGTTTGCCTTGCTGCGCCTCATGCTCCAAAGATGAGAGTCTGCATCCGACATGTATTCTACTACTTCCTTCCTGAGAGGTGGTTCTGCCCGACTAAGACGAGCTGCCACTATGTTGACAGCTTGATGACGTAACATATCTTGCTGCATCACACTCAATGGCCTTGCATAATGCATCTTTGGCAAAAGGGGTTTCGAGTATTTAAACATCATGTTAACGAATGATGTGCATGAAAATCTGATTGCAAGATGCAATTCACCCATCTTTTTTACACCTGAAGGATGAAGGACTAGTAATGGGTAATTGTGTGTGTAGACACGGCCAGTCTCAAGGGTAGAGATTCGAATCCGGACCTTGCCAATTTTCACATCCCTGCCACTGCCATTTGTATTACCAATCTGACTGTTATCAAAAACCCCCACAGTGAGAACCGTGGCAGGATCATAAACCTCCCAAGTGTACTGCTCATTGTATTTTGGGCTCACGCTGTTATTTATAGTTCGAGTACGAACCCATTTGTGCCCATACTTTGCTACACAATATGTGTCTGATACACCCTTCCCATCCCTTGTTTTCATCGGGTGTAGCCCTTCAGCATTTAGAATTCCGAGCTCCAACATACCAATATGTGACTTCCACAGCTGCTTAGCAGTAGGTCGAAGGTCGCTGCTGTAGTGAGTTGACTCATCAAGCACGTGGTACCCTCCATCAAGGCAAACACGGAGATGGATTCTACTGGAAAACTTATCTTTATCTTTCTTCCGCTGCTCCCCCTCCATGGCATCTGACATATGCTTTTCAAGGTTATACCACCGGCCACGAATTAATCGATCATCAGCACGCCTCTCAACAGTGTTCAATGGTATAACAACCCTTCCTAGGATCTCGTCTTTGCTTGCACCTACGCGATCTTCAACTGAAATGACCAGATGATCGTCAAAGGGTTCAGCAGCAACAAACATCAGGTCCTCGTTCCACATTGGGTTCATAGCTCGAGATTGAACTGGTTTTGTCTTTAAAACCTGATTACCGATCTGTACTTTTGCATATGCATCTGGAAAGCGGGACCTGTCAGATGGAACCAAGTCCTGTGCCTCAATCACATTTACTCGAACATACCATAGTCTTGGTGAATGGTAAACTTTTGAACGGATGTGTCCATAAGCAACCGAAGAACCATCATCAGGACCAATTGCATCAGAATGCCAGGCCTCTGGAAAAGCCTCATCAGCTTGTGTGCCAATCCATACAGCAAGCATCAGCTCTCCTTTGTCCTTCCTCCCATCCTTATCTGCAAGCCGATACCATTCTGGAGCCAATGGGCTGTCTGGTGGAAATCGACGAGGAACTTCATGGATCTCAAACCGCACAAGCCCAACA contains the following coding sequences:
- the LOC137733404 gene encoding kiwellin-1-like, whose protein sequence is MNNKMFSGSFFFILIILATNWLSIEAQKCKPSGKLRGKEPPLGQCNQGKDSECCQKGKLYPTYTCSPQVSKKTKATLTINSFQKGGDGGSPSACDNKFHSDKTPVVALSTGWYNKGSRCLGHITIHGNGRSVKAMVVDECDSTVGCDAEHDYQPPCANNLVDASKAVWKALGVSESDPKWGFMDIFWSDA
- the LOC137733872 gene encoding FT-interacting protein 7-like, with amino-acid sequence MNLKLGVEVVAAHDLMPKDGQGAANAFVELRFDHQRFRTTIKEKDLNPVWNESFYFNISDPNDLSNLSLEAYIYHRGKDNSNSFLGKVCLTGTSFVPYSDAVVLHYPLEKRGLFSRVKGELGLKVFVTDDPSIRSSNPLPALDSPLDRDSRSARVQLQSQQVPNVISNMMSNDKSELRRTFHHLPNPNVAQQQNIPSAAMQSVNYGMQEMRSQPQPPVVRSMYPGSSAQAPDYSLKETSPYLGGGRIVGGRVIPGDRPSGTYDLVEKMEYLFVRVVKARDLPHMDITGSLDPYVEVRVGNYKGITRHFEKRQNPEWNQVFAFAKDNLQSSVLDVVVKDKDLLKDDFVGLVRFEIHEVPRRFPPDSPLAPEWYRLADKDGRKDKGELMLAVWIGTQADEAFPEAWHSDAIGPDDGSSVAYGHIRSKVYHSPRLWYVRVNVIEAQDLVPSDRSRFPDAYAKVQIGNQVLKTKPVQSRAMNPMWNEDLMFVAAEPFDDHLVISVEDRVGASKDEILGRVVIPLNTVERRADDRLIRGRWYNLEKHMSDAMEGEQRKKDKDKFSSRIHLRVCLDGGYHVLDESTHYSSDLRPTAKQLWKSHIGMLELGILNAEGLHPMKTRDGKGVSDTYCVAKYGHKWVRTRTINNSVSPKYNEQYTWEVYDPATVLTVGVFDNSQIGNTNGSGRDVKIGKVRIRISTLETGRVYTHNYPLLVLHPSGVKKMGELHLAIRFSCTSFVNMMFKYSKPLLPKMHYARPLSVMQQDMLRHQAVNIVAARLSRAEPPLRKEVVEYMSDADSHLWSMRRSKANFFRLMSVFSGLFAVAKWFGEVCKWKNPITTVLVHVLFVMLVCFPELILPTVFLYMFLIGIWNWRYRPRYPPHMNTRISYADAVHPDELDEEFDTFPTSRGSDIVRMRYDRLRSVAGRIQTVVGDVATQGERLQALLSWRDPRATTLYITFCLVAAIVLYVTPFQVLVLLGGVYLMRHPRFRGKMPSAPINFFRRLPARTDSML